CTGAACTACCGTCATGTGGATGCGGTAAAGGAACAGTTGCTGGAATTACCAGCGGGATCCCTCGCGGGTAATTCTCTGGTTCATTGCATGCACCCGGACGATGCCGCCATGCTGCGCCAAGCCATTGCTCCTGCCAAACCCAGGGCGCTCACAGGCTGCACCGTGCGCTATGTGTGCCCAAGAGGTACACACACGGTTACCAGCCTGAACATAAGGCCCGTGCACAGTGCCAGCGGTGCATTTCTCGGCTTTGAGGGCGAAGAGCGCAGCATAGGCTCTGTAGATATGCGCGATGATCTCGCGCCAATTTTTGAGGAGGTGTTCGCGCACGATTTCATGGCGCTCTGCATCGTTAACAGGGATGGGCAACTGTTGGCGGTCAACGCACAGTATGCCATTATTGCGAACAAGCCCGCCAACGCCCTGGTGCGTTCCCACATTCTTGAAGCGGGCATCCCTTCCGTTGACGTGGTGGACGAGGCTTTCAGGGTACTCCCATCTAGAGAAGTCATTCCCGAACAGGAGATCATCTGGGACGGCAAGGACTACGTCATGTCCATCTACGCCCTGCCCAATGCCTGCGGCGAGCTTCACTCCATCTGTGTGTCGCTGCGCGACATAAGTCTGCGCAAGGGGTTGGAACGTCGGCTGGAGGCCGCCAATCGGCAACTGGAAGCAATGAATCTCAAGGATTACCTGACAGGCGTGTTCAACCGCCGCCATTTTGATGAAGCCCTGCAAAGGGAAGTGGCGCGCCTTGCGCGGGAAGGCGGCGACATGTGTGTTGCCATGGTCGATGTGGACAAGTTCAAGCTGTACAACGATGCCTATGGGCACCTTGCCGGGGACGACTGCCTTGCCCGTGCGGCAAAGGCCATGAGCGCCGCTCTTTTCAGACCCGGTGACGAACTGTTCCGCTACGGCGGCGAGGAATTCGCCATCATCATGCCCCATACAGGGAAGGAAAGCGCCACAATGGTTGCCGAACGCGTGCGCGAAGCCATCAGCGCCCTGCGCATCCCCCACTGCCAAAGCGCCCTTGGGCGTGTGACCATCAGCATCGGGGTTGCGGCGCTTAGCTCGGCCTGCGCCCTGTCAGGGCATACTGCCTGCGAAAAACTCATCAGAGTAGCGGACAAAGCCCTGTACGCCGCTAAGAACAGCGGTCGCAACAAGGTCGCCTCAGCCACGTGCAGCATTGCCGAGAGCGATTAACAGCGCAAAACAAAGCCCCGCTGGTTTATCCGGCGGGGCTTTGCGGTTAAGGCAAGCTTGAGTAAAGGCGCGATTGGCGCGAACTTATTCCCGCTCAAAAAGTGATTTCTGAATCAGGGCATCAGCACGGTCATCGGCCCCACGCAGGGAATCATAGGCCTTTTGCAGGGCATCGGGCCAGTCCGCATCGCTCACATCGCTGATAAACAGCAAGGTCAGGTCACCCTCAGTGGACACGTCCGCATGGGTCATGACCCTGCCGGACATGGCCTGGAACGTCCAGCCGCCGCCATCGTCAGCCTTTGAAGGCGCCGTGCCTTTAAGCCTGGCCGACTGCTTTTCGGCAAACTGCTTGGGCGTCAGATTGCCGGTTTCCACCTTGGTAAAAATACCAATGGAAAAAAATGAATCTTGCCCGCAGGAAACAGTTACAATGCTTTCTTTTTCTGTTGCCGAGCACTTGGCGGGCAAATCTATGCTGAAATGGTTAAATTTTTTTTCCGCAGCGGCAGCCGCCCCGCACAGGCCCGCCAACAGCACACAGGCCATCAATGAACCCAACAGCGCATATTTCATGGACAAGCTCCTTGAAATGTCCGCGCAGTGCGCGGTATTTTTTCGGGCGGAAGTATCGCACAAGCAAGGGCGGCTGTCTAGAACAGCCGCCCGCAATACTCATAATACAAGAATTTTATTACCTATTATTGTCAGAGCACATTAGCCGCACTACAGATAGCGCTGCCCCTAAAACTGGTAAAGAAACACAGGGCTGCTGGAAGAAAGGCTGCCCAGTGCGCTCAGATCAACCCCGAGCATGGTTTTGAGGCTGCGCGGCAGCCAACCGCCTTCCTTGGGCCGGGTCACAAGCTTGCGCTCTGCTGGTACGCCGCACTGTTCCGCAAGCCAGGCCAAAGCCGTTTGCTGCCCGCCCAGTTCGTCCACCAGTCCAAGCTGCACGGCCTCCCGCCCAGTAAAAATCTTGCCGCTGGCAAGCGCGGCGGCGCGGGCATGCTCCATATGCCGTCCATCGGCCACGATATCCACAAACTGCTGGTGCATGTCATCCAGCACTTTTTTAAAATAGTCGCGCTGCTCGGTGCTCAGCGGGCGCATGTAGGAACCGGCGTCTTTGTAGGGAGCGGTGGTTATTGTCTCCTGCCCCACCCCGATTTTGCCCATAAGGCCCTGCAACTGCGGAATATCCATGCGAACGCCAATGGAACCTGTCACGGTGGAGGCATTGGCAAACACGCGCGACCCCGCCATGCTGACCATCAGCCCGCCCGATGCGGCCAAAGACCCCATGCTTACAGCCACGGGCTTTTTGCGGGCCAGTTCTCGCACGGCGCTATAAATTTCCTGCGATGCCGCAGCGCCCCCGCCAGGCGAATCCACACGCAACAGTACGCCCGCTATCATGGGGTCGCGCTCCACCTTGCGTATCCATTCAAGGGCAGGTTCCGGATCCATGATGGGGCCGGAAACAGACACAAGGGCTATGCGCTGGCCGCCCATGAGGCCGTTGCTGCCAAGAGCAGCGCCAAACACACCGACACCTGCCAGCAAAAGCAGTATAAGCCCCCAAAAGATGACCGGATGCCGCTTACGGAATGGGCGACGCAGCAGATCCTTCCACACGTTTGCCGGAACCTGGGCCAGCGGGCAGGCGCAGGACTGCCCAGCCGAGGGGGCAGGCGCTGCTGAGGACGCCGCAGCTGGTGCAGATTCGGCCAGGCCGCCATCGGGCATGGCGGACATGGAAAGCGGAGACTCTGTATTCAATGAAAATTCCTGATTGCTCATAACGCTCTTTGACCTGATTGTAGTTGTGATGGGCCGTGGCCCGATGGTGGAAAAATCCGCAGGCTGGCTACACTATCGGCGGAGATGGCCGCATGGCCTGTTCAATGACTTGGAAATTTTTATGGCAAGGGTCTGGGCGCACGGTTGGGCTGACGGCAGAGGCCGGAGACTGGCGCGGAGCGGGATTGTTCACGCAGGTTCATGCGACTGTGGCAGGCTGTTTGTCTGGTTCATGGCGCGCATTGTTTGCCCAGGGGAGCCTATACTTTTTAGGCACATCCTGACTTTTTGTTGCATTGGCGCGCCCCGCAAGTGCAGGGCGCGCCTTTTATATTTAGCGTTGCATGGGTTCAGGCCAGAATTCTGCGGCCATTTCGCGCAGTTTGAATTTCTGGATCTTGCCGCTGGCGGTGAGCGGGAACCCTGTTATTGTTTTGATGTACTTGGGTATCTTGTACCACGACACCTTGCCGCGACAAAAATCGCGCACGTCTTCCGGCAGAATTTCCACGCCAGGACGGGGGATGATGAAGGCCGCGACCTCTTCGCCGTACTTGCGGCTGGGAACAGCCACAACCTGCACGTCCAGAATGCCGGGCATGCCCATAAGGAACTCTTCAACCTCACGCGGATAGATATTTTCGCCGCCACGGATAATCATATCCTTGATGCGGCCCGTCACGCGCAGGTAGCCGTTTTCGTCCATAACGCCCAGATCGCCGGAATGCAACCAGCCTTCGGGGCTGATGGCCTTGGCCGTGTCATCGGGCATATTGTAGTAGCCCTTCATGACATTGTAGCCACGGCAGAGGATTTCGCCCACCTCGCCGCGCGACAGTTCCTCGCAGGTGTCGGGGTCGCCCACGCGCACTTCAATGCCGGGCATGGCGCAACCCACGGTTTCGCAGCGCAGCGACAGGGGATCATGAATATCTGACTGGGTCATCACCGGCGAGGCTTCCGTAAGGCCGTAGCAAATGGTGATTTCCGTCATGTTCATGTCGTCCACCACGCGGCGCATGAGCGGCTCGGGGCAGACAGAACCGGCCATGATGCCGGTGCGCATGTGCGAAAGGTCAAAACGCTTGAAAAGCGGGTGCTCCAGCTCTGCCAGAAACATGGTGGGCACGCCGTATACGGCAGTGCAACGTTCGCTGTCGAGCGCAGCCAGCACCTTGAGCGCGTTGAACGACTCAAGAATAACCATGGTCGCGCCGTGGTTCACTGCGGCGGAGACGCCAAGCACGCAGCCGAAGCAGTGGAACAGCGGCACGGGCAGGCACACCCTGTCTTCCGGGCCGAAATTCTGGTGGCGACCAATCCAGTACCCGTTCAGCCCCACGCCCACATGGGTCAGCATGACCCCGCGCGGAAAGCCCGTGGTGCCCGAGGTGTACTGCATGTTGATGACATCCCACGGCTGGAGCAGGGCCTGACGAGCAGCGTATTCCGCCTCGTCCACCATGACGGAAAGGGAGAGTATTTCCGGCACGGAGTACATGCCCCGGTGCTTTTCCGCCCCCAAAAAGCACACGCGCTTGAGGTGGGGCAGGCTCTTGCACACAAACCTGTCGCGCGACTGCAAACGCAGCTCGGGCGCGATGCGGTAAAGGGTGTCCAGATAGTCGTGGTCGCGCACACTGTCGATAAGAAAAATATTTTCGCACTCGGAGTGGGTGAGCAGGTAGCGCAATTCGTGTTCACGATAATTGGTGTTTACCGTAATCAGTATGGCGCCAATTTTTGCCGTGGCGAATTGCAAAGCCACCCAGTAAGGCACGTTGGTGGCCCATACCGCGACCTTTTCACCCTTCTGCACGCCAAGAGCCATCAACCCCTTGGCAAAATCGTCCACCAGAGCGCCAAATTCGCTCCAGGTCTGGCGATAGTTGCGGTCAGGGTATACTAATGCTTCATTATCGGGAAAGCGCGCCACCGTGTGGTCAAGCACCTGCCCCAACGTCCATTCGCGCAGTTCAAACTGCGCCTGACGCTCACGAACTTTTTCTTCCATGCATCCTCCCAAAGGCGTGTTGCGGCTGGTGCGCCGCTGTTACGCGGTGTGCGGCCTGAAGGGCTTTGGATCGCGCCCCGAATCAGGCCAACAGAAAGTAAACATGCCCTAGGGATTGTATGTCACAGCCAGAAATTCCACAGGCTCGTCGCCAGCTGCGCCCACGTAATGCGGCACAATGGAATTGTAGTAAATTGTTTCGCCAGGCTTGAGCACGCGGGTTTCGCGCCCATAGACCACAAGCAGTTCGCCCTTGAGCACGCAGATAAATTCCTCGCCCTGGTGCGAGGTGGTCTTGCGTTCACCGCTCTCGGGGAAAATGCGGATATGGAAGGGTTCCATGTTGCGGTCATTCTTGCCCTTGGCCAGCGCATGATAGGTATAGCTGGGGCGGGGGACGCGCCCTGTATGCAGGGCTTCATCGGCCTCGGCCTCGCCATTGATGCTGCTCACCACCGGGTCGCGCGAAAACTGGTCGTCCAGAAAAGTGCCAAGGCGCACGCCAAGGGCGCGGGCCACCTTTTGCAGGGGGCCGATGCAGGGATAGATGGCGTCTGACTCCAGCTTTTCAAGATAGTCTTCCGTAAGGCCCGTATTCTGGGAGAGAGTTTGCAGGTCAACTTCGCGTTCTTCGCGAAATCCACGGATGCGGGAACCAATGGTACGCACGGGGGGCATAGACGCTCCTGATTGCCGGATATGCCGGGTTGGATGCCGCTCTGGCAGGATGACGTGGCGGCAAGCAACCCACTAAATACCGAAAAGCCCGTGCGCTCGCAAGCAAACATGCGCTGTTGAGCGGTCATACAATACCCCTGCTGACACATTTTGCTCTTTGCGCTATGCTCAAAGGCATGAGCAAACAACCGATGGTCAGAAGGGCCTTTGTGGCCTCCGGGCAAGTGCAGGGCGTGGGTTTTCGCCCCTTTGTCTACCGCCTGGCCGCCGAGGGCGGGCTTACAGGCACTGTGGGCAATACCTCTCAAGGCGTGCGTATGGAACTGCAGGGCGCAGAGGCAGAAGTGCAGCGCTTTGGCCGCCGCCTGCGCGCCGAACTGCCGCCGCTGGCACGGCTGACCAACGTGGACGAACACGACTTGCCTGTTGTAGGGGACGAAACAGCATTCCGCATTGTTTCCAGCTCAGGGCAGGCAGCGCACAGCGTGCTTGTAAGCCCGGATATGGGCGTATGCGCCGACTGCCTTGCCGACATGCGCGATCCGGACAATCCGCGCTACCAGTACGCCTTTACCAACTGCACCAACTGCGGGCCGCGCTACACCATCACGCGCTCCATTCCCTATGACCGCGCCGTTACGTCCATGAGCTGTTTTCCGCTTTGCCCCCGGTGCAGCGCGGAATACGCCGACCCGGCAGACAGGCGTTTTCATGCCCAGCCCGTGGCCTGCCCAACGTGCGGCCCGCGTTTGTGGTTTGTGGATGCGGCTGCGGCCAGCAAAGGACAAACTGCGCCGACCGCAGAAAATCAGCAACAGGCTTTGGAACAGGCCGTACAGACCCTGCTCCACGGCGGGATTCTGGCGCTCAAAGGCCTGGGGGGCTTCCAACTGGCCTGCGACGCGCGTAATGCCCAAAGTCTGCAGGAGCTGCGGCGGCGCAAAACACGCCCGCACAAACCGCTGGCCCTCATGGTTGGCGATCTGGCAACAGCCCGCGCCCTGTGCGAGCTCACGCCGGAACACGAGGCCCTGCTGCAAAGCCCGGAAAAGCCCGTTGTTCTCTGCCCCCGCCGCAGTGCGACGCAGAACAGCGCAACAACACGGAATGATGCCGCCTATTTGCCGCACGAGGTAGCCCCTGATACTGGCAAAATTGGTATCATGCTGGCATACACGCCCCTGCATGCCGTACTTTTCAGCCGCCTTGCGGAATGCGCGCCCTTGCCGCCCGTGCTGGTCATGACCTCGGCCAACGCCGGGGGCGAACCCATTTGCCTTGGCAACCGCGAGGCTCTGGCCCGGCTTGCCCATCTCACGGACGCATGGCTGCTGCACGACCGGGATATTCTGGTGCGTGTGGACGACAGCGTGGTGACGCTCCAGCCGAGCTTGTCCGGTACGAATGCGCACGGCGCATCTGCGCCCGCGCCCCAGCTGGCCGAGCCGCTGTTCTATCGCCGCGCCCGGGGCTATGTGCCGCGCCCGGTTTTTCTGCCCAAGGCGGAGCAAAACGCCCCCTGCGTGTTGGGAACCGGTGCGGAACTCAAGGCCACCATCTGCCTGACGCGCGGAGCCGAGGCATTTGTGGGCCAGCACATCGGCGATCTGGAGAATCCCGCCACCCTGAGTTTTTATGAGGAGGTGGCCTCGCATCTGGAAAAGCTGCTGGAAGTGCGGCCCGAGGCTCTGGTGTGCGATGCGCATCCCGATTTTCTTTCCACCCGCTATGCTGAGGCCCGCGCTGAACGCGAAGGCCTGCCCCTGTGGCGCTTGCAGCACCACGCCGCCCACGCAGCTGCCGTTTTGGCCGAAAACAGCCACTACGGCCCGGCCCTGGCCCTCTGCCTTGACGGCACGGGCCTGGGCGACGACGGCACAGTCTGGGGCGGAGAGCTGCTGTTCATGGAGCTTGAACAGGCCCAGTGGCGCAGGGTGGGCCGTCTGGCCCCCTTTGCCTTGCCTGGCGGAGATGCGGCGGTGCGCCAACCCTGGCGCATTGCGCTGGCCCTGCGCAATCTGTGCGAGCAGGCGGAAATTCCTCTTCCATCACTGCACACCCCCTGGCTGCCGGAACAAGCGCAGGCCACCGCTGCGGTGACAGAAATGCTGCGGCGCGACATCAACTGCCCGGCCACGTCCAGTTGCGGACGCCTCTTTGATGCGGTGGCCGCGCAATTGGGGCTGTGCCTAGATACAAGTTATGAAGGTCAGGCCGCCATCCGCCTTGAAGATGCCGCAAACCGCGCCCAAGAACGCATCCGAACTGCGCTTGAGGGCAAGGCGTGCGACAAGGACGTGGCCGCGCTGATCTGGCCCGTTGGTGTTGCGCTTCACCACAATTTGCTCGAAATGGACAGCGCGGGCCTGTTTGCCCTCGTTGCGCAGGCGCAGGCGCAGGGAATGGACGCCACAGAAGCTGCGGCACGTTTTCACCTCAGCCTTGCGCGGGCGCTGGCATGTATGGCGGGCCGTGCAGCCCGCAAACTGGGCGTGAATTGTGTGGGCCTCACCGGCGGCGTATTGCAGAATGCCACGCTGGCGCGGCTGCTGCCGCTGGCGTTGGTGGAGCAGGGACTCACAGCCCTCACCCACCATGAATTGCCGCCAGGTGATGGAGGGCTTTCCCTCGGTCAGGCCGTGTGGGGCAGAAGGATGCTGGCAAGGGCGAAACTCTGATTACAAACAAGGCGGAAAACGCAGAAAGCTATCGACTGACAGTATCCGCGCCTATTTGAATCCGGCTATGGCCCTGCCCTGCTTGAGGACAATGCGCCCCAAAGGCAGATCGCGCCACCACAGGCCAGCCTCGCGCCCGTTCAGCCCTGTCTGGCGGCTTTGCCCGCTCAACAGGGCCGTGATATCGCCCACATCGTCCAGCACCAGGCTGGAGGCGGCATCCGGCGGCGACTGCATGAGCACGCGCAGGCGCGGCGCAGCATCCAGCGTTCCGCCGCAGAGCTTGCCCAGCAATGCCCCCTGCCATACACAACCGGGGGGCAAAAGAGCTGTGGCCTGCGGCGGCACAAAACGGACGTGCTCACCGTACAGCACCGCCCGCCCTGAGGGCAGCAGGTCAGGGTTGCAGGTGACGCCCACCAGGCTTTCCGGCGGCAACGGACTGCCTGAAGGACGTTCAACGGGCTTTCCCGCTGGGCCATCACCGCGATTACGCCCGACACGCCGCCCATTGCGCTGACCAGCGCTCTGCATCCCGGAGGGAACGTTCGCAGAGGCTTCAAAAACGGTTTCCTGCGGCTCAGACACGTTGCTTTCAAAGGGCAGAGCCACCGTATTCGCATGGCCCGGTTTGCGAAAAAGGGCCACATAAAATCCCTGAGCCTGCGAGCGCGCGCCGTCCACGCGCAAGGTGCCTTCGCCGCCGGGTAGCTCCTCCCACACGAAACCGGGGATGGGATCAAGATGTTCGCGCTCCAGCCCCAGCTCCTGCTCGGCAAAGCGCACCTGCGCCTCGTTTTCATCCACATTGGTCGTACAGGTGGAATACACCAGCCGCCCGCCGGGGCGCAGCAGCGAGGCTGCATGGCGCAGCAGACGGCGTTGCAGCCCGGTGAGGCTGTCGAGCTTGTCGCCCTGCCAGAGCTTGAGCACCTGCGGGTGCTTTTCTGCGGTTCCCCATCCGGAACAGGGAGGATCAAGCAGGATGGCGTCCCATGAGCCGGGCCGCAAAGGCAGGGCATCCCCGCTGTAGGAGCAGGTGGCGGCCTGTATCAGATTAAGCTGGTGCAGGTTGGCCCGCAGGGTGCCAAGGCGCGTGGGCGACGGCTCGTTGCCGAGCACAAAACCATTGCGCCCCACAAGCTGGGCCAGAAAGCCCGTCTTGCTGCCGGGGCTTGCGCACATGTCGAGCACGGCGCTGCCAGCAGAGGGAGCCAGCGCCAGCGGCGGCAACATGGATGAACGGTCCTGTATATAAATGTAGCCGAAAAATGCAGCCAGCGAACCACCAAGCGGGCGCGGCTCGGCCACAAGGCGGCGACACAGGGGAGAAAAAGGTTCCGGCTCAAAATCATACCCCTGGGCGCGCAGCAGGGCCTCCACTGCGGGCACCTGCTCCGGGGCGCATACCAGACGGAAGGAACGGATAAGAGTTTTCGGCATGGCGGCATATTATTGACAGTACGGCCTTCCCGCAAGGAATTTATCTGTTGCGGCGCGCTTCACAGGCTCCTTGCGTCTTGCACGGCGCTGCAAGTGTGCGTATAGTGCGCCAGTGCGGAAGTGCCGGGCTGCTTTTGACAGTCGGCACCGGTTGACCGCCACAACGGCCCGTGGCCGTACTTTACCGGGTATTTGCGTGAATAC
This genomic window from Desulfovibrio sp. UIB00 contains:
- a CDS encoding sensor domain-containing diguanylate cyclase is translated as MQKTTSESFCWAVDPDLNYRHVDAVKEQLLELPAGSLAGNSLVHCMHPDDAAMLRQAIAPAKPRALTGCTVRYVCPRGTHTVTSLNIRPVHSASGAFLGFEGEERSIGSVDMRDDLAPIFEEVFAHDFMALCIVNRDGQLLAVNAQYAIIANKPANALVRSHILEAGIPSVDVVDEAFRVLPSREVIPEQEIIWDGKDYVMSIYALPNACGELHSICVSLRDISLRKGLERRLEAANRQLEAMNLKDYLTGVFNRRHFDEALQREVARLAREGGDMCVAMVDVDKFKLYNDAYGHLAGDDCLARAAKAMSAALFRPGDELFRYGGEEFAIIMPHTGKESATMVAERVREAISALRIPHCQSALGRVTISIGVAALSSACALSGHTACEKLIRVADKALYAAKNSGRNKVASATCSIAESD
- the sppA gene encoding signal peptide peptidase SppA → MNTESPLSMSAMPDGGLAESAPAAASSAAPAPSAGQSCACPLAQVPANVWKDLLRRPFRKRHPVIFWGLILLLLAGVGVFGAALGSNGLMGGQRIALVSVSGPIMDPEPALEWIRKVERDPMIAGVLLRVDSPGGGAAASQEIYSAVRELARKKPVAVSMGSLAASGGLMVSMAGSRVFANASTVTGSIGVRMDIPQLQGLMGKIGVGQETITTAPYKDAGSYMRPLSTEQRDYFKKVLDDMHQQFVDIVADGRHMEHARAAALASGKIFTGREAVQLGLVDELGGQQTALAWLAEQCGVPAERKLVTRPKEGGWLPRSLKTMLGVDLSALGSLSSSSPVFLYQF
- a CDS encoding AMP-binding protein, giving the protein MEEKVRERQAQFELREWTLGQVLDHTVARFPDNEALVYPDRNYRQTWSEFGALVDDFAKGLMALGVQKGEKVAVWATNVPYWVALQFATAKIGAILITVNTNYREHELRYLLTHSECENIFLIDSVRDHDYLDTLYRIAPELRLQSRDRFVCKSLPHLKRVCFLGAEKHRGMYSVPEILSLSVMVDEAEYAARQALLQPWDVINMQYTSGTTGFPRGVMLTHVGVGLNGYWIGRHQNFGPEDRVCLPVPLFHCFGCVLGVSAAVNHGATMVILESFNALKVLAALDSERCTAVYGVPTMFLAELEHPLFKRFDLSHMRTGIMAGSVCPEPLMRRVVDDMNMTEITICYGLTEASPVMTQSDIHDPLSLRCETVGCAMPGIEVRVGDPDTCEELSRGEVGEILCRGYNVMKGYYNMPDDTAKAISPEGWLHSGDLGVMDENGYLRVTGRIKDMIIRGGENIYPREVEEFLMGMPGILDVQVVAVPSRKYGEEVAAFIIPRPGVEILPEDVRDFCRGKVSWYKIPKYIKTITGFPLTASGKIQKFKLREMAAEFWPEPMQR
- a CDS encoding cupin domain-containing protein, with translation MPPVRTIGSRIRGFREEREVDLQTLSQNTGLTEDYLEKLESDAIYPCIGPLQKVARALGVRLGTFLDDQFSRDPVVSSINGEAEADEALHTGRVPRPSYTYHALAKGKNDRNMEPFHIRIFPESGERKTTSHQGEEFICVLKGELLVVYGRETRVLKPGETIYYNSIVPHYVGAAGDEPVEFLAVTYNP
- the hypF gene encoding carbamoyltransferase HypF; the protein is MSKQPMVRRAFVASGQVQGVGFRPFVYRLAAEGGLTGTVGNTSQGVRMELQGAEAEVQRFGRRLRAELPPLARLTNVDEHDLPVVGDETAFRIVSSSGQAAHSVLVSPDMGVCADCLADMRDPDNPRYQYAFTNCTNCGPRYTITRSIPYDRAVTSMSCFPLCPRCSAEYADPADRRFHAQPVACPTCGPRLWFVDAAAASKGQTAPTAENQQQALEQAVQTLLHGGILALKGLGGFQLACDARNAQSLQELRRRKTRPHKPLALMVGDLATARALCELTPEHEALLQSPEKPVVLCPRRSATQNSATTRNDAAYLPHEVAPDTGKIGIMLAYTPLHAVLFSRLAECAPLPPVLVMTSANAGGEPICLGNREALARLAHLTDAWLLHDRDILVRVDDSVVTLQPSLSGTNAHGASAPAPQLAEPLFYRRARGYVPRPVFLPKAEQNAPCVLGTGAELKATICLTRGAEAFVGQHIGDLENPATLSFYEEVASHLEKLLEVRPEALVCDAHPDFLSTRYAEARAEREGLPLWRLQHHAAHAAAVLAENSHYGPALALCLDGTGLGDDGTVWGGELLFMELEQAQWRRVGRLAPFALPGGDAAVRQPWRIALALRNLCEQAEIPLPSLHTPWLPEQAQATAAVTEMLRRDINCPATSSCGRLFDAVAAQLGLCLDTSYEGQAAIRLEDAANRAQERIRTALEGKACDKDVAALIWPVGVALHHNLLEMDSAGLFALVAQAQAQGMDATEAAARFHLSLARALACMAGRAARKLGVNCVGLTGGVLQNATLARLLPLALVEQGLTALTHHELPPGDGGLSLGQAVWGRRMLARAKL
- a CDS encoding RsmB/NOP family class I SAM-dependent RNA methyltransferase, which encodes MPKTLIRSFRLVCAPEQVPAVEALLRAQGYDFEPEPFSPLCRRLVAEPRPLGGSLAAFFGYIYIQDRSSMLPPLALAPSAGSAVLDMCASPGSKTGFLAQLVGRNGFVLGNEPSPTRLGTLRANLHQLNLIQAATCSYSGDALPLRPGSWDAILLDPPCSGWGTAEKHPQVLKLWQGDKLDSLTGLQRRLLRHAASLLRPGGRLVYSTCTTNVDENEAQVRFAEQELGLEREHLDPIPGFVWEELPGGEGTLRVDGARSQAQGFYVALFRKPGHANTVALPFESNVSEPQETVFEASANVPSGMQSAGQRNGRRVGRNRGDGPAGKPVERPSGSPLPPESLVGVTCNPDLLPSGRAVLYGEHVRFVPPQATALLPPGCVWQGALLGKLCGGTLDAAPRLRVLMQSPPDAASSLVLDDVGDITALLSGQSRQTGLNGREAGLWWRDLPLGRIVLKQGRAIAGFK